From the genome of bacterium:
GTACCGGCGGGGCTGGAACCGTTGCGCATGTTCCTCTGTGAGCAGTGTCTCGCGTTGCTTCCCGCGGCCGACTCGACCGATCTCCTGCTTCGAACCCTGTCGCGGCTGGCGCGGTTCGGGCTCGGGGCTCAAACCCGGCCGCTCCTGACGGCGGGCAAGGGGAGCGCCGAGTCAGCGAACGCCTCGCGGCGGGGCATGCCGAAGGCGAAAGGGACGGGCTTCCAGGAGTAGTGTAGAGCCATGATCGGAACCAGTGCCACGCGAGGTGTCCTCCTCGCAGCGCTCGTGCTGGCGGCGGCGCCGGGCGCCGTGTTGTCTCAGAACGTGCAAGTGGCCGCCTCGAGGCGAACCGCGGCGTGGGACCCCGCACAACTCCACATGAGCCGCGAGTCGCTCGAGGAGTTGCTCGCGCGCTATGAACAGGCCACCCGTTCCACGGCGTACAGCGACGAGCTGCGCGCTCGGGCTCGCTATGAGGCGGCGCTGATCCGGATGCGGCTGGAAGAGGGCGACTTCCAGGTCGGCGACCAGATTCAGCTCTCCGTGGAGGGGCACGAAGAGCTCACCAAGACCTTCCAGGTGGCGCCGGGACGGGTGCTGATCCTGCCGGTCATTGGCGAGATCCCGCTCAGGGGCGTGCTCCGCTCGGAGCTGGAGGAACACCTGAGGAAGAGTCTGGCGCGCTACATCGTCGAGCCGAGGGTCCACGCCACGTCCACGATCCGGATCTCGATCCTCGGGCAGGTCAACCAGCCGGGTTTCTACACTGTGCCGAGCGAGATGCTGCTGACCGAGGCGCTCATGTTGGCCGGTGGTCCAGCGCAGAACGCGGAGCTGACGAAGATCTATATAGAGCGCGGCAATGATCGCATCTGGGGTGGGGAAGCGCTCCAGGCGGCCATCATCGAGGGGCGGACGCTGGACCAGCTCAACCTCCGCGCGGGCGACCGCATCATCGTGCCCGGCAACAACCAGAACAGGTGGAACACGATCCGGGACGTGCTGTTCGTGCTCCCCCCGGTGGTCGCTCTGCTCACCGTGATCTTCTGAGCGGGATTCCGCGTCCTCGCGGAGGGCTCCGGGACACGACACGCGGAGCAGCCCGGTGGCCTACCCCCGCGAGGGCCACGAGGCCCGAATCCGACGCTGGTCCGTTCAACCGATGGTCCGCATTCTCCACGTGGCGGGCGCCCGCCCGAACTTCATGAAGATCGCGCCCCTCATGGAGGCGTTCCGTCCCCACGCCTGCGTCGAGCAGGTGCTGGTGCACACGGGGCAGCATTACGACGACGCGTTGTCGCGCGTTTTCTTCGACGATCTGGGGATCCCGAGACCCGACGTGGACCTCGGCGTCGGCTCCGGCTCGCACGCGGTGCAGACCGCGCGCGTGATGCTGGCGTTCGAGCCCGTCTGCCTGGAATTCCGGCCCGACCTCGTGGTGGTCGTCGGCGATGTGAACTCCACGGTCGCGTGCGCCCTGGTCGCCGCGAAGCTGGGCATCCGGGTGGCACACGTGGAGGCGGGGCTACGGTCGTTCGACTGGTCGATGCCCGAAGAGATCAACCGCGTGGTCACCGATCGGCTCTCGGATCTCCTGTTCACGACGGAGCCCAGCGCGAACGAGAACCTGCGGCGCGAGGGCGTGCCGGAAGAGCGGATCCACTTCGTCGGCAACGTGATGATCGACACGTTGCTGCGACACCGCGACAGGGCCCGTTCACTGGCCATGCCTGAACGCCTCGGGGTCGACGCCGGACGCTACGCTCTCGTCACGCTGCACCGGCCGGGCAACGTGGACTCGCCGGAGACGTTGGCGCCGATCGTCGAAGGCCTCGAACGCGTCGCGGCGCACGTACCCGTGCTGTTTCCCGTGCACCCGCGGACGCGGCCGAACCTCGAGGCGGTCCTGGCCGGCCGGCCGCATCGGCTTCGGCTGCTGGACCCGCTGGGGTACCTCCAGTTCCTCGGCCTGCTCGCGGATGCAGGCGTGGTCATCACCGATTCCGGGGGGATCCAGGAGGAGACGACCGTCTTGGGCGTCCCTTGCCTGACCGTGCGTCCGAACACGGAACGGCCGATC
Proteins encoded in this window:
- a CDS encoding UDP-N-acetylglucosamine 2-epimerase (non-hydrolyzing), translating into MVRILHVAGARPNFMKIAPLMEAFRPHACVEQVLVHTGQHYDDALSRVFFDDLGIPRPDVDLGVGSGSHAVQTARVMLAFEPVCLEFRPDLVVVVGDVNSTVACALVAAKLGIRVAHVEAGLRSFDWSMPEEINRVVTDRLSDLLFTTEPSANENLRREGVPEERIHFVGNVMIDTLLRHRDRARSLAMPERLGVDAGRYALVTLHRPGNVDSPETLAPIVEGLERVAAHVPVLFPVHPRTRPNLEAVLAGRPHRLRLLDPLGYLQFLGLLADAGVVITDSGGIQEETTVLGVPCLTVRPNTERPITIERGTNRLIRPEPEAIAQAALAALANGRARGHPLPDLWDGKAAERIASIVVERLRR